A section of the Euwallacea similis isolate ESF13 chromosome 9, ESF131.1, whole genome shotgun sequence genome encodes:
- the LOC136410859 gene encoding large neutral amino acids transporter small subunit 1 translates to MDNEKKQDEEITLKPKMTLLNGITVIVGSIIGSGIFVSPSGVLKNTGSVNVSLLVWTISGIFSMVGAYCYAELGTMIRKSGADYAYIMETFGPILAFMRLWIECMIVRPCSQAIVALTFSQYVMKPMFVDCEPPDNAARLLAVCCICILTFVNCYDVRWATRVQDVFTYAKLVALFIIIAAGIYQLYKGQTSHFSFDNTKSEVTSLALSFYSGLFAYNGWNYLNFIIEELKDPVRNLPLAIGISCTLVTVVYVLTNVAFYTTLSPEEILESKAVAVSFANRVFGPFALSIPVFVALSTFGAVNGILLTSSRLFYAGACEGQMPEILTMIQAQRLTPAPSVLAMALLSMLYLTVSDIDALINYVGFATWLSIGVSVLCLPWLRWKQPNLERPIKVNLFWPVAYILATIFVTVVPMVASPYETGMGVLMILSSVPVYYLCVAWTTKPVYFQSALCSMTMFLQKLLVVVGKSRKSDV, encoded by the exons ATGGATAACGAAAAGAAGCAAGACGAGGAAATAACCCTTAAACCGAAAATGACGTTGCTGAATGGGATTACGGTGATTGTGGGAAGTATCATAGGTTCGGGGATTTTTGTCTCCCCTTCGGGGGTGCTGAAAAATACCGGTAGTGTTAACGTTTCGTTGTTAGTTTGGACGATTTCTGGGATTTTTTCAATG GTGGGGGCTTACTGCTATGCCGAATTGGGAACAATGATTAGGAAAAGTGGAGCCGATTACGCCTACATCATGGAAACTTTCGGCCCTATCTTGGCTTTCATGAGACTCTGGATCGAGTGCATGATAGTCAGACCCTGTTCCCAAGCCATCGTGGCCCTAACTTTTAGTCAGTATGTCATGAAGCCCATGTTCGTAGACTGCGAGCCACCAGACAATGCTGCGAGGCTGCTGGCAGTCTGCTGTATTT GTATCCTGACATTCGTCAACTGCTACGATGTTAGATGGGCCACCAGGGTGCAAGATGTGTTTACTTATGCTAAATTAGTAGcactgtttattattattgcagcAGGGATTTACCAGTTATATAAAG GTCAAACTTCTCATTTTTCCTTCGACAATACGAAATCAGAAGTCACGTCCTTGGCCTTGTCATTTTACTCAGGACTTTTTGCTTACAATGGATG GAACTATCTTAATTTCATCATTGAGGAGCTAAAAGACCCTGTAAG AAATCTTCCGTTGGCTATTGGCATATCATGCACATTAGTAACAGTTGTCTACGTCTTGACTAACGTAGCATTTTACACCACCCTTTCGCCtgaagaaattttggaatCTAAAGCCGTAGCTGTATCGTTTGCCAACAGGGTCTTCGGCCCTTTTGCCTTGTCCATTCCAGTATTCGTGGCATTATCAACATTCGGAGCCGTAAACGGAATCCTACTCACTTCTTCAAG GCTCTTCTATGCTGGAGCTTGCGAAGGACAAATGCCGGAAATCCTCACAATGATTCAGGCTCAAAGATTAACTCCCGCACCTTCCGTCTTGGCAATG GCGCTACTATCCATGCTCTATCTAACAGTATCAGACATCGATGCCCTAATTAATTACGTTGGATTTGCTACATGG cTAAGCATTGGTGTGTCCGTTCTCTGTCTTCCCTGGTTGCGCTGGAAACAACCAAACCTGGAACGACCAATTAAAGTGAACCTCTTCTGGCCCGTGGCGTATATCCTAGCTACCATCTTCGTCACCGTGGTCCCAATGGTTGCCAGCCCATACGAAACTGGCATGGGAGTATTAATGATACTCTCTTCAGTTCCTGTGTACTACTTGTGTGTCGCATGGACTACGAAACCAGTCTATTTTCAAAGTGCTTTATGTTCTATGACTATGTTTCTACAGAAGTTGTTGGTCGTGGTTGGCAAATCCAGAAAATCAGATGTCTAA
- the LOC136411058 gene encoding uncharacterized protein, with product MESESVCQDKKEENSGRSVNSSNVSDEETMPIKVEEVVGLLEGLQSAGQEEGDRILDKNIKAVTTETSDIPEKVARKKPKPKRKIHGGVKRELTPIRMLGDDLGVNTAKTSENATSKPPTNGKEHSSSSTSENVSRQGSFKKPAENSKGSLSELAHLDLVSIFNKTKKSLSSAAQRGRERFRKYEQKLVKRSQSAPYKFVEQLQESLEKVQHDDYTLRRKFSDSDFNISMNGSFRSSSLQPPTLRHRRTFSSDSFTSPKIIEVLDPKTSDVVQRKTIDASGRAKEIALKVKKLKTGGVRDFFKNFQLHKKQFHRDYREIKITFRKCCFELFLIILFCGLGGVMFKFTEGSFESYYKCGVKRVKRDFIDLLWTKSHNFREDDWKSFARRRLRQFEEELHSAHEAGMKEYSGMRSWSFLNGIVYSLTIVTTIGYGHMFPKTDYGRALTIVYALIGIPLFLIALTDFGKLFTRAIKFVWSFVRRLYYTGSCRRVRKTSGVDDIFKGAQNLYDYATFRRPSLFDPSSPQVAESESQQQADTPTTPAISNFEIDDEFNLPISVALFILVAYIFCGAVMYMVIEKWNFFEAFYFVFISMSTIGFGDYVPRDPVFMIGSIIYLVFGLALMSMCINVVQAKLSDTFKQASMKIGATMGFEIDEEVSVMAASPECIVEELKPVEVAAVDERTFRNEAKAALFPIL from the exons ATGGAATCTGAATCAGTGTGTCAAGATAAGAAAGAAGAGAATAGTGGTAGAAGTGTGAATAGCAGTAACGTAAGCGATGAAGAAACGATGCCCATAAAAGTAGAAGAAGTTGTCGGTCTCCTTGAAGGGTTACAATCCGCTGGACAGGAGGAGGGTGATCGGATTCTGGATAAAAACATCAAAGCTGTAACAACAGAAACAAGCGACATACCAGAAAAAGTTGCTAGAAAGAAACCAAAGCCGAAGAGAAAAATTCATGGAGGGGTTAAGAGAGAGCTCACCCCAATTAGGATGCTGGGAGATGATTTGGGTGTTAACACGGCGAAAACCTCAGAGAACGCTACCAGTAAACCTCCAACAAACGGCAAAGAACACTCTTCCAGCAGTACTAGTGAG AACGTAAGCCGTCAAGGTAGTTTCAAGAAGCCCGCAGAAAACAGCAAAGGAAGTCTCTCAGAATTAGCTCACCTCGATCTTgtatcaatatttaataaaactaaaaaatcctTAAGCTCTGCCGCTCAAAGGGGGCGGGAGAGGTTCAGGAAGTATGAACAAAAGTTGGTTAAAAGAAGCCAGTCGGCTCCTTACAAGTTTGTGGAGCAGCTGCAGGAAAGCTTGGAGAAGGTGCAACACGACGACTATACATTGAGGAGGAAATTCTCGGATTCTGACTTCAACATTTCTATGAATGGATCGTTTCGCTCCTCGAGCCTTCAGCCTCCGACGCTCCGACACAGGAGGACGTTCAGTAGTGATTCGTTTACTTCTCCTAAAATAATCGAGGTCCTGGATCCTAAAACTTCCGACGTGGTCCAGAGGAAGACGATAGATGCCTCAGGGAGGGCTAAAGAAATCgctttaaaagttaaaaaattaaaaaccggGGGCGTGAGAGACTTCTTCAAAAACTTCCAATTACACAAGAAACAGTTTCACAGAGACTACAGAGAgattaaaattacattccGCAAATGCTGCTTTGAACTCTTCTTAATAATTCTCTTTTGCGGCCTAGGAGGCGTCATGTTCAAGTTCACAGAGGGCTCTTTTGAGTCGTACTACAAATGTGGAGTCAAACGAGTGAAAAGAGACTTTATCGATTTATTATGGACGAAGAGTCACAATTTCAGAGAAGATGACTGGAAGTCTTTTGCCCGAAGAAGGCTGAGGCAGTTTGAGGAGGAGCTGCACAGTGCCCACGAGGCAGGCATGAAGGAGTATAGCGGAATGAGATCTTGGAGTTTCCTAAATGGGATCGTGTATAGCTTGACGATTGTGACGACTATTG GATACGGTCACATGTTCCCCAAAACCGACTACGGAAGAGCTCTTACTATAGTTTACGCCCTAATCGGAATCCCCCTCTTCCTGATAGCCCTCACTGATTTTGGGAAGCTCTTCACTAGAGCTATTAAATTCGTTTGGTCTTTTGTACGCCGACTCTACTATACCGGGAGCTGCAGGAGAGTGAGGAAAACTTCGGGAGTTGAT GACATCTTCAAAGGAGCGCAAAACCTGTACGACTACGCCACGTTCAGGAGGCCATCCCTCTTTGACCCAAGTAGTCCTCAAGTTGCAGAGTCAGAGAGCCAACAGCAGGCTGATACACCTACAACACCCGCAATTTCGAACTTCGAAATCGACGACGAATTTAACCTTCCAATCTCCGTAGCCCTCTTCATCTTGGTGGCCTACATCTTCTGCGGGGCGGTAATGTACATGGTCATCGAAAAATGGAACTTCTTCGAAGCTTTTTACTTTGTATTTATATCTATGTCCACCATAGGATTCGGTGATTACGTTCCTAGAGATCCGGTGTTCATGATCGGGTCTATAATATATTTGGTGTTCGGATTGGCTTTGATGTCCATGTGCATTAATGTAGTCCAAGCTAAGCTGAGTGATACTTTCAAGCAGGCTTCCATGAAGATTGGGGCTACGATGGGATTTGAGATCGATGAAGAAGTTAGCGTCATGGCAGCCAGTCCTGAGTGTATTGTTGAGGAGCTGAAGCCTGTGGAGGTTGCTGCCGTCGATGAACGAACGT